In the genome of Hymenobacter cellulosivorans, one region contains:
- the hisD gene encoding histidinol dehydrogenase, translated as MQVVHYPGQDEWAALQQRPAAGEAQQVAERVRQIFDDVRQRGDEALRHYAQELDGATLTELRVSPEEVAAAVALVPAALQTAIRQAHANLWKFHQTQREEVVRVETMPGVSCWRKSVPVQRVGLYIPGGTAPLFSTLLMLGVPARLAGCPEVVLCTPPQKDGSVNPVILFTAQLLGISTIIKAGGAQAVAALAGGTQSVPAVDKIFGPGNRYVTAAKQLAAQRGVAIDLPAGPSEVLVIADKTANPAFVAADLLSQAEHGPDSQVVLLTDSVELLPRVTIEVERQLAELPRREVAALALRESRAVLLRTPEEMLFFSNQYAPEHLILAVRNADDYAEGVTSAGSVFLGHLTPEAAGDYASGTNHTLPTGGYARNYSGVSLDSFLKKITFQRITAEGLLNVGPVVETMAEAEGLRAHARAVTLRLESLSAEA; from the coding sequence ATGCAAGTAGTTCACTATCCTGGCCAGGACGAATGGGCCGCGCTGCAGCAGCGGCCCGCGGCCGGCGAAGCTCAGCAGGTAGCCGAGCGGGTCCGCCAGATTTTCGACGACGTGCGCCAGCGCGGGGATGAGGCCCTGCGTCACTATGCCCAGGAGCTGGACGGGGCCACGCTCACCGAGCTGCGCGTATCGCCCGAGGAAGTAGCCGCGGCCGTAGCCCTGGTGCCAGCCGCGCTGCAAACGGCCATCCGGCAGGCTCACGCCAACCTGTGGAAGTTTCACCAAACCCAGCGCGAAGAAGTGGTGCGGGTTGAAACCATGCCGGGCGTGAGTTGTTGGCGCAAATCGGTGCCGGTGCAGCGCGTGGGCCTGTATATTCCCGGGGGCACGGCACCGTTGTTCAGCACCCTGCTCATGCTGGGCGTGCCGGCCCGCCTGGCCGGCTGCCCGGAGGTCGTGCTCTGCACGCCGCCCCAGAAAGACGGCTCGGTGAATCCGGTGATTCTGTTTACGGCCCAGCTGCTGGGCATTAGCACCATCATCAAAGCCGGCGGAGCCCAGGCAGTGGCCGCGCTGGCCGGCGGCACGCAGAGCGTTCCGGCCGTGGACAAGATCTTCGGACCCGGCAACCGCTACGTAACGGCCGCCAAGCAGCTGGCCGCCCAGCGCGGGGTCGCCATCGATTTGCCCGCCGGCCCGTCGGAAGTGCTGGTCATTGCCGACAAAACGGCCAACCCCGCCTTCGTGGCTGCCGACCTGCTCAGCCAGGCCGAGCACGGTCCCGATTCCCAGGTGGTGCTGCTGACCGACTCGGTGGAGCTGCTGCCCCGGGTAACGATCGAAGTAGAGCGGCAGCTGGCCGAGCTGCCCCGGCGGGAAGTAGCGGCCCTGGCCCTGCGCGAAAGCCGGGCCGTGCTGCTGCGCACGCCGGAGGAAATGCTGTTCTTCTCGAATCAGTATGCGCCCGAGCACCTGATTCTGGCCGTGCGCAACGCCGACGACTACGCCGAGGGCGTAACCAGCGCCGGCTCGGTGTTTCTGGGTCACCTGACGCCCGAAGCCGCCGGCGACTATGCCTCGGGTACGAACCACACGCTGCCCACCGGCGGCTACGCCCGCAACTACAGCGGGGTGTCGCTGGATTCGTTTCTGAAGAAAATTACCTTCCAGCGCATCACCGCCGAGGGCCTGCTCAACGTGGGGCCGGTCGTCGAAACCATGGCCGAGGCTGAGGGCCTGCGGGCCCATGCCCGGGCCGTGACGCTGCGCCTGGAAAGCCTGAGTGCCGAAGCCTAA
- the hisC gene encoding histidinol-phosphate transaminase yields the protein MFELSNLIRPNIRAMQPYSSARDEFQGEARVMLDANENSLGSAGPEQFNRYPDPQQRAVKAELAKLKGVEPSQIFLGNGSDEAIDLLVRLTCTPGQDRILILPPTYGMYEVAANLNDVRLERLPLTADFQLSDQAVAQILASDAKLVFVCSPNNPTGNLLHAAAVEQVLRGFRGLVVVDEAYADFAAAPSWTTRLAEFPNLVVLQTFSKAWGLAGLRLGMAFASPELIGYLNKIKPPYNISEATQQHALAALADAPHFEQMRQELLQGRQWLQQHLPGVDIVEHVFASDANFLLVRFRPDATAVYDYLLGKGIVVRNRTSQPGCAGTLRLTVGTPAENEQLVTALRDYSAV from the coding sequence ATGTTTGAGCTTTCCAATCTTATCCGGCCCAATATCCGGGCTATGCAGCCGTACTCCTCGGCCCGCGACGAATTCCAGGGCGAAGCCCGCGTGATGCTCGACGCCAACGAAAACAGCCTGGGCAGCGCCGGCCCCGAGCAGTTCAACCGCTACCCCGACCCCCAGCAGCGGGCCGTGAAGGCTGAGCTGGCGAAGCTGAAAGGCGTGGAGCCCAGCCAGATTTTCCTGGGCAACGGCTCCGACGAGGCCATTGACCTGCTGGTGCGCCTGACCTGCACGCCCGGTCAGGACCGGATCCTGATCTTGCCGCCCACCTACGGGATGTACGAAGTGGCCGCCAACCTCAACGACGTGCGTCTGGAGCGCCTGCCGCTCACGGCTGACTTTCAGCTGTCCGACCAGGCCGTGGCCCAAATTCTGGCCTCCGACGCCAAGCTGGTCTTTGTCTGCTCGCCTAACAACCCAACCGGCAACCTGCTGCACGCCGCGGCAGTCGAGCAGGTGCTGCGCGGCTTCCGTGGGCTGGTAGTGGTGGATGAGGCCTACGCCGACTTTGCCGCCGCGCCTAGCTGGACCACGCGCCTAGCGGAGTTTCCCAACCTGGTCGTGCTCCAAACCTTCTCCAAGGCCTGGGGCCTGGCTGGTCTGCGCCTGGGTATGGCTTTTGCCTCGCCCGAGCTCATCGGCTACCTCAACAAGATTAAGCCGCCCTATAATATCTCGGAAGCCACCCAGCAGCACGCGTTGGCGGCCCTGGCCGATGCCCCGCACTTCGAGCAAATGCGCCAGGAGTTGCTCCAGGGCCGGCAGTGGCTGCAGCAGCACCTGCCGGGAGTCGACATCGTGGAGCACGTGTTTGCCTCGGATGCCAACTTCCTGCTGGTCCGGTTCCGACCCGATGCCACGGCCGTGTACGACTACTTACTGGGCAAGGGCATTGTGGTGCGCAACCGTACGAGCCAGCCCGGGTGCGCCGGCACGCTGCGCCTGACGGTGGGCACCCCGGCCGAGAATGAGCAGCTGGTTACAGCCCTGCGGGACTATTCCGCCGTCTAA
- a CDS encoding ATP-binding protein produces MQLIVFCGIQATGKSTFYQQHFFHSHVRISLDLLRTRNREQRLLELCLETQMRCVIDNTNPTRAERARYIEPARRAGFTVTGYFFQAAVAEALVRNQQRPVERQVPAVGLRATRNRLELPRYEEGFDELYFVRPLGNHTFTISPWQHEV; encoded by the coding sequence ATGCAGCTCATCGTCTTCTGCGGAATTCAGGCCACGGGGAAGTCAACCTTCTACCAGCAGCACTTTTTCCATTCCCACGTCCGGATCAGCCTCGACTTGCTGCGGACCCGGAACCGGGAGCAGCGCCTGCTGGAGCTGTGCCTGGAAACGCAGATGCGGTGCGTGATTGATAACACGAACCCGACCCGGGCCGAGCGGGCCCGTTATATCGAACCAGCCCGGCGGGCGGGGTTTACCGTTACCGGGTACTTCTTTCAGGCTGCGGTGGCCGAAGCCCTGGTACGCAACCAGCAGCGCCCGGTAGAGCGGCAGGTGCCCGCCGTCGGTCTGCGCGCCACCCGCAACCGCCTGGAGCTGCCCCGCTACGAGGAGGGCTTCGATGAGCTGTACTTCGTGCGGCCCCTGGGCAACCATACATTCACCATTAGCCCCTGGCAACATGAAGTTTGA
- a CDS encoding tRNA(His) guanylyltransferase Thg1 family protein → MKFDELDARLRVFETAHDHCALPGLYLVVRLDGRGFTRLTKEVHAFEAPFDERMRDLMVHTTRQLLSSGFRMVYGYTQSDEISLLLHPEENSFGRKLRKYTSLLAGEASATFSLALGSPGIFDCRISQLPRRTDVLDYFRWRQEDAARNSLNAHCYWLLRKQGRSVAEATAQVKGRSRAAKHDLLFSAGINFNELPSWQKRGVGLYWQPYKKTGFNPLSQQPVETTRQQLTIDAELPLGEEYTTLLRSLLPEE, encoded by the coding sequence ATGAAGTTTGACGAGCTCGACGCGCGCTTGCGCGTTTTCGAAACGGCCCACGACCATTGCGCTCTGCCCGGGCTCTACCTGGTGGTCCGCCTCGACGGCCGGGGCTTTACCCGCCTAACCAAAGAGGTCCACGCATTCGAAGCGCCGTTTGATGAGCGGATGCGGGACCTGATGGTACACACCACCCGGCAGTTGCTCAGCTCGGGCTTTCGGATGGTATACGGCTACACGCAGAGCGACGAAATTTCCCTGCTGCTTCACCCCGAGGAAAATTCCTTTGGCCGCAAGCTGCGCAAGTACACGTCGCTGCTGGCCGGGGAGGCCTCGGCTACGTTTTCCCTGGCCCTGGGTAGCCCGGGTATCTTCGACTGCCGGATTTCCCAGCTGCCCCGTCGCACGGATGTACTCGACTACTTCCGCTGGCGCCAGGAAGATGCCGCCCGCAACTCTTTGAATGCCCATTGCTACTGGCTGCTGCGCAAGCAAGGCCGCTCGGTGGCCGAGGCTACGGCCCAGGTCAAGGGCCGGAGCCGGGCGGCCAAGCATGATTTACTCTTCAGCGCGGGTATCAATTTCAACGAGCTGCCGAGCTGGCAGAAGCGCGGCGTCGGCTTGTACTGGCAGCCGTATAAAAAGACGGGGTTTAATCCCCTCAGCCAGCAGCCCGTAGAAACCACCCGTCAGCAGCTGACCATCGATGCCGAGCTGCCCCTGGGGGAAGAGTACACCACGCTGCTACGCTCTTTGCTACCCGAAGAGTAA
- the hisB gene encoding bifunctional histidinol-phosphatase/imidazoleglycerol-phosphate dehydratase HisB, with product MKKVLFIDRDGTILIEPPTDFQVDALTREKFQFVPGAITGLARIARELDYELVLVSNQDGLGTESFPEETFWPAHTMMLDVLRSEGVEFVREHIDRSFPHDNLPTRKPGIGMLQQYLVPGAYDLQHSFVIGDRLTDVELAQNLGCQSILIREQADERAALTTTSWEAIYQFLRLPARTAVVQRDTNETKIRIELNLDGAGRPSMHTGLGFFDHMLDQLSKHSGVDMKIEVQGDLHIDEHHTIEDTAIALGEAFHQALGDKRGLARYGFLLPMDDVLAQAAIDFSGRPWIVWDAEFKRERVGDMPCEMFYHFFKSFSDAARCNLNIKCEGQNEHHKIEAIFKAVAKSIKMALVRDAGKMEIPSTKGVL from the coding sequence ATGAAGAAAGTTCTTTTCATTGACCGCGACGGGACCATCCTGATTGAGCCGCCGACGGATTTCCAGGTCGACGCCCTGACCCGGGAGAAATTCCAGTTTGTACCCGGCGCCATCACCGGCCTCGCCCGCATTGCCCGGGAGCTGGACTACGAGCTGGTGCTGGTCAGCAACCAGGATGGGCTGGGCACCGAGAGCTTCCCCGAGGAAACCTTCTGGCCGGCCCACACCATGATGCTCGATGTGCTGCGCTCGGAAGGAGTGGAGTTCGTGCGCGAGCACATCGACCGCAGCTTCCCCCATGATAACCTGCCCACCCGCAAGCCCGGCATCGGCATGCTGCAGCAGTACCTGGTACCCGGCGCTTACGACCTGCAACACTCCTTTGTCATCGGCGACCGGCTCACCGACGTGGAGCTGGCCCAGAACCTGGGTTGCCAGTCCATCCTGATTCGGGAGCAGGCCGACGAGCGGGCCGCTCTGACGACGACCAGCTGGGAGGCCATCTATCAGTTCCTGCGCCTACCCGCCCGCACGGCCGTGGTACAGCGCGACACGAACGAAACCAAAATCCGTATCGAACTCAACCTCGACGGTGCCGGTCGCCCCAGCATGCACACCGGCCTGGGGTTCTTCGACCACATGCTCGACCAGCTCAGCAAGCACTCGGGCGTGGATATGAAAATCGAAGTCCAGGGCGACTTGCACATCGACGAGCACCACACCATCGAAGATACGGCCATTGCTTTGGGCGAAGCTTTCCACCAAGCCCTGGGCGACAAGCGTGGCCTGGCCCGCTACGGCTTTCTGCTTCCCATGGATGATGTACTGGCCCAGGCTGCCATTGACTTTTCCGGCCGGCCCTGGATAGTATGGGATGCTGAGTTTAAGCGGGAGCGGGTAGGAGATATGCCCTGCGAAATGTTCTACCATTTCTTCAAGAGCTTCTCCGACGCGGCCCGCTGCAACCTCAACATTAAGTGTGAGGGGCAGAACGAGCACCATAAGATTGAAGCCATTTTCAAGGCCGTAGCCAAGTCCATCAAAATGGCCCTGGTTCGGGACGCGGGCAAGATGGAAATTCCCAGTACTAAAGGGGTATTGTAG
- the hisH gene encoding imidazole glycerol phosphate synthase subunit HisH: MEIAVIDYKGGNVQSVLFALERLGVRATLTADPEQIRRADKILFPGEGEAASAMHELRAQGLDQVLPTLTQPFLGICLGMQLLGTHSEENDASMLGILPFEVKRFPAAAEYKVPHMGWNNLQRLRSPLFAGLREQDFVYFVHSYYAPVGEYTIAEAEYPAPFSAAVQHQNFYAVQFHTEKSGPVGTRILENFLKL; this comes from the coding sequence ATGGAAATAGCAGTAATTGATTACAAGGGCGGCAACGTACAGTCGGTGCTGTTTGCCCTGGAGCGCTTGGGTGTGCGGGCCACCCTTACGGCCGACCCCGAACAAATTCGGCGGGCCGATAAGATTCTCTTTCCTGGGGAAGGCGAAGCGGCTTCGGCCATGCACGAGTTGCGGGCCCAGGGCCTCGATCAGGTGTTGCCCACCCTGACACAGCCCTTCCTGGGAATTTGCCTGGGCATGCAACTGCTGGGGACCCACAGCGAGGAGAACGATGCCAGCATGCTCGGCATTTTGCCCTTCGAGGTAAAGCGCTTCCCGGCCGCGGCCGAGTACAAGGTACCCCACATGGGTTGGAACAACCTGCAGCGCCTGCGTTCCCCGCTCTTCGCCGGGTTGCGGGAGCAGGACTTTGTCTACTTCGTGCACAGCTACTACGCTCCCGTGGGCGAGTACACCATTGCCGAAGCTGAGTACCCCGCGCCCTTTAGTGCCGCCGTGCAGCACCAGAACTTCTACGCGGTGCAGTTCCACACCGAGAAGAGCGGGCCAGTGGGCACGCGCATCCTGGAAAACTTCCTTAAGCTTTAA
- the hisA gene encoding 1-(5-phosphoribosyl)-5-[(5-phosphoribosylamino)methylideneamino]imidazole-4-carboxamide isomerase produces MEIIPAIDLIGGQCVRLTEGDFAQQTTYDADPLAVAQRFEAAGVKRLHLVDLDGARARQPVNLPVLERIARHTSLLIDFGGGLQSDAAVRAAFDAGAAQITAGSIAVREPATVGQWLQEFGSERILLGADFRDNHISINAWAEQSERTVAEFIQDYLQAGATTFVCTDVSKDGKLQGPSLATYRTLRAQLPAARLVASGGVTTLADVEALAEVGMHGAIIGKAIYEGTITLQDLQKFL; encoded by the coding sequence ATGGAGATAATACCCGCAATTGACCTTATCGGCGGCCAGTGCGTGCGCCTGACCGAGGGCGACTTTGCCCAGCAAACCACCTACGATGCCGACCCGTTGGCCGTAGCCCAGCGCTTCGAGGCGGCCGGCGTTAAGCGCCTGCACCTGGTGGATCTGGACGGGGCCCGGGCCCGGCAGCCGGTTAACCTGCCCGTACTGGAGCGCATTGCCCGCCATACCAGCCTGCTCATTGACTTCGGGGGCGGCTTGCAGAGCGACGCAGCCGTGCGCGCGGCCTTTGACGCCGGGGCTGCCCAGATTACGGCCGGCAGCATTGCCGTGCGCGAACCGGCCACGGTAGGGCAGTGGCTGCAGGAGTTTGGCTCCGAACGGATTCTGCTGGGGGCCGACTTTCGCGACAACCACATTTCCATCAATGCCTGGGCGGAGCAGTCGGAGCGGACGGTGGCCGAGTTTATCCAGGACTACCTGCAGGCCGGGGCTACTACCTTCGTGTGTACCGATGTGAGCAAGGACGGCAAGCTGCAGGGCCCTTCGCTGGCTACTTACCGCACATTGCGCGCCCAACTGCCCGCGGCCCGTCTGGTGGCCAGCGGGGGCGTCACGACCCTAGCTGATGTGGAAGCGTTGGCTGAAGTAGGCATGCATGGCGCCATTATCGGTAAAGCCATTTACGAAGGCACCATTACCCTGCAGGATCTGCAGAAGTTTCTCTAG
- the hisF gene encoding imidazole glycerol phosphate synthase subunit HisF, which yields MLTKRIIPCLDVKDGRTVKGVRFEGLRDAGDPVALAARYALEGADELVFLDITATNQKRTTLIHLVRDVARELDIPFTVGGGIGTVADVEALLLNGADKVSINSAALHRPELIDELARRFGSQCIVVAADARYTAEAGWQIYTRAGTHNTERDAVAWCREAADRGAGELLLTSMSNDGTKDGFALDITGAVARAVTIPVVASGGAGQMEHFTQVFQQAQAHAGLAASIFHFGEIGIRELKEHLQAEGIPMRL from the coding sequence ATGCTAACCAAACGAATCATTCCCTGCCTCGACGTCAAGGATGGGCGCACTGTCAAGGGGGTCCGCTTCGAGGGCCTGCGCGACGCCGGCGACCCGGTGGCCCTGGCCGCCCGCTACGCCCTGGAAGGCGCCGATGAGCTGGTGTTTCTCGATATCACGGCTACGAACCAGAAACGCACGACCCTTATCCATTTGGTGCGCGACGTGGCCCGGGAGCTGGATATTCCCTTCACCGTGGGCGGCGGCATCGGCACGGTGGCCGATGTGGAAGCCCTGTTGCTCAATGGCGCCGATAAGGTCAGCATCAACTCGGCGGCTCTGCACCGGCCCGAGCTGATCGACGAGTTGGCCCGGCGCTTCGGCAGCCAGTGTATCGTCGTGGCCGCCGATGCCCGCTACACTGCGGAGGCCGGCTGGCAGATATACACCCGGGCCGGGACCCACAACACCGAGCGGGATGCCGTAGCCTGGTGCCGGGAAGCTGCCGACCGGGGCGCCGGGGAGCTGTTGCTCACGTCTATGAGCAACGACGGCACCAAGGACGGCTTTGCGCTGGATATTACCGGGGCCGTAGCGAGGGCCGTAACTATTCCCGTGGTGGCCTCGGGCGGGGCCGGCCAGATGGAGCACTTCACCCAGGTATTCCAGCAGGCCCAGGCCCACGCTGGCCTCGCGGCCAGCATCTTTCACTTCGGGGAAATCGGTATTCGGGAGCTTAAGGAGCACCTGCAGGCCGAAGGCATTCCCATGCGGCTTTAA
- the hisIE gene encoding bifunctional phosphoribosyl-AMP cyclohydrolase/phosphoribosyl-ATP diphosphatase HisIE, translating into MMELDFNKMPDGLIPAVVQDSATGQVLMLGYVNEEAWEKTRTEGRVTFFSRSKNRLWTKGETSGNFLRVVSLHPDCDQDAVLIRAIPDGPTCHRGTVSCFEQPEQAAVPAAPVGFLAELERLVQRRYQHPQEDPKSYTASLFAKGMPKIAQKVGEEAIETVIDAVAGNRAGLSGEAADLLYHLLVLLTASGLTLEDVVAVLRQRHSTISAGTRRE; encoded by the coding sequence ATCATGGAACTCGATTTTAACAAAATGCCCGATGGGCTAATTCCCGCCGTCGTGCAGGACTCAGCTACCGGGCAGGTGCTCATGCTGGGCTACGTCAATGAGGAAGCCTGGGAAAAGACCCGGACCGAAGGCCGGGTGACGTTTTTCTCCCGCTCCAAAAACCGGCTCTGGACCAAGGGCGAAACCTCGGGCAACTTCCTGCGGGTCGTGAGCCTGCATCCCGACTGCGACCAGGACGCGGTGCTCATCCGCGCTATTCCCGACGGCCCGACCTGCCACCGGGGTACCGTCAGCTGCTTCGAGCAGCCCGAACAGGCGGCTGTGCCCGCGGCGCCGGTTGGGTTTCTGGCCGAGCTTGAGCGCCTGGTGCAGCGCCGCTACCAGCACCCGCAGGAAGACCCCAAGTCGTACACGGCGTCGCTCTTTGCCAAGGGCATGCCCAAAATAGCCCAGAAAGTGGGAGAGGAGGCCATCGAAACCGTCATCGATGCCGTGGCCGGCAACCGCGCCGGCTTGAGCGGAGAGGCTGCCGATTTGCTTTACCACCTGCTGGTGCTGCTCACCGCCTCGGGCCTCACGCTGGAAGACGTGGTAGCCGTACTGCGGCAGCGCCATTCCACGATTTCGGCCGGCACCCGGCGGGAATAA
- a CDS encoding glycosyltransferase → MSESSTASYLTTQTLTVLVPVYNEEESLAQFVVEMNRFLAQTPLPTTVLFINDGSTDGSLALLRSICAQDVRYEFISLSRNQGLSTAIKAGIDHCHSTLVGYIDSDIQTTPLDFLRFLEFFPEYDMVNGIRAKRQDTLVKKLSSKLANTVRRTLINDGIQDTGCPLKILKVEYARRLPLFHGMHRFLGALVQLQGGRVKQLPVQHFPRFAGTAKYTLWNRAWKPLVDTFGFRWIRSRWKNYEIGETLRAESRAADIQ, encoded by the coding sequence ATGTCCGAGTCTTCTACTGCGTCGTATCTGACCACCCAAACCCTGACCGTGCTGGTTCCCGTCTATAACGAGGAGGAAAGCCTGGCGCAATTTGTGGTCGAGATGAACCGGTTTCTAGCCCAAACGCCGCTGCCTACCACCGTGCTCTTTATCAACGATGGCAGTACCGACGGGTCCCTGGCCTTGCTCCGCAGTATCTGCGCCCAGGACGTTCGCTACGAGTTTATTTCCCTTTCCCGCAACCAGGGCCTGAGCACGGCCATTAAGGCCGGCATCGACCATTGCCACAGCACCCTGGTAGGCTATATCGACTCCGACATCCAGACGACCCCGCTCGATTTTCTGCGCTTCCTGGAGTTTTTTCCCGAGTACGATATGGTCAATGGCATCCGGGCCAAGCGCCAGGATACGCTGGTCAAGAAGCTCTCCTCGAAGCTGGCCAACACCGTGCGCCGCACCCTGATCAACGACGGTATCCAGGATACGGGCTGCCCGCTGAAGATTCTCAAGGTGGAGTATGCCCGTCGGCTGCCGCTGTTTCACGGCATGCACCGTTTCCTGGGCGCTCTGGTCCAGTTGCAGGGCGGGCGGGTCAAGCAGCTGCCCGTGCAGCATTTCCCGCGCTTTGCCGGTACGGCCAAGTACACGCTCTGGAACCGGGCCTGGAAGCCCCTGGTTGATACCTTCGGCTTCCGCTGGATCCGGAGCCGCTGGAAAAACTACGAAATCGGGGAGACCCTGCGCGCCGAATCCCGTGCGGCTGACATCCAGTAG
- a CDS encoding lipid-A-disaccharide synthase N-terminal domain-containing protein gives MSTQTLALLIGLVSQLLFSSRIVLQWVQSERARRVLVPTLFWKVSLLSSFLMILYGMLRHDPVILGAQLLSYGIYIRNLQLLGEWQKLSRWFRAAAYGFPLGLLSWFASGTSAVNLSTLLHPAIPGGWLVLGAVGQTIFLLRFVYQWLYSERRGTSVLPLGFWVVSLAGSLLILLYAVLRLDYVLLLGNVFGTVVYARNILLLRREQQAVG, from the coding sequence ATGAGTACGCAAACCCTGGCGTTGTTGATTGGGCTGGTGTCGCAGCTGCTGTTTTCCAGCCGGATTGTGCTGCAGTGGGTGCAGAGTGAACGGGCCCGCCGGGTGCTGGTGCCCACGCTGTTCTGGAAAGTTAGTCTGTTGTCCTCGTTTCTGATGATTCTCTACGGCATGCTGCGGCATGACCCGGTTATCCTGGGCGCGCAGTTGTTGAGCTACGGCATTTACATCCGCAACCTGCAGTTGCTGGGCGAGTGGCAGAAGCTAAGCCGCTGGTTTCGGGCGGCCGCCTACGGATTTCCGTTGGGGCTGCTCAGCTGGTTTGCCAGTGGCACCTCTGCGGTGAACCTTTCAACGTTGCTGCACCCGGCCATTCCCGGCGGTTGGCTGGTGCTAGGGGCGGTAGGGCAGACCATCTTTCTGCTGCGGTTTGTTTACCAATGGCTGTATTCTGAGCGCCGGGGCACCTCGGTTTTGCCGCTGGGCTTTTGGGTGGTGAGTTTGGCCGGCTCCCTGCTGATTCTGCTTTACGCGGTCCTGCGCCTCGACTATGTGTTATTGCTGGGCAACGTCTTCGGCACGGTCGTATATGCCCGCAATATTCTGCTGCTACGCCGCGAGCAGCAGGCGGTGGGATAA
- a CDS encoding tetratricopeptide repeat protein has product MKKIFLTLVAAAALHTASAQNSAVTNAILNQRSGLLDKAQAEIDKAIVNEKTSGKAKTWYTRGEIYEQMIGSPIYGKSLKPGEGTKVAFESYSKAVELDGKTGEFGKLAVAKLDNLYGLALNAGVEGYNAKNYDAALESYRMAQQIRPQDTTAFLYAAYAAEAKQDFATAKDTYGKLLAMNYKSPAVYGRMLQIARQEKNDAEAQKVIQQALAAYPNNKAFMLEDLNMELSAGRGAQAIGKVEKALAADPNNANLYAVLGSLYDQSKQSEKAMAAYKKAVEIDPNNFDAQFNLGVYNYNKAADLVTKASKMDLATYQKVGKKIDADSKKYFQDSLPYFEKALQLQPNDRAVITSLQKVYVRVGRTADAEKMNSRLNSLK; this is encoded by the coding sequence ATGAAGAAGATTTTTCTGACGCTTGTAGCTGCGGCGGCACTGCACACGGCTTCGGCCCAAAACTCGGCGGTAACCAACGCTATTTTGAACCAGCGCAGTGGCTTGCTCGATAAGGCGCAGGCCGAAATTGACAAGGCCATTGTAAACGAGAAGACTTCCGGTAAAGCCAAAACCTGGTATACCCGCGGCGAGATTTACGAGCAGATGATAGGCAGCCCCATTTATGGCAAGTCGCTCAAGCCCGGCGAAGGCACCAAGGTGGCTTTCGAATCGTATAGCAAAGCCGTGGAGCTGGACGGTAAAACCGGTGAATTCGGCAAACTGGCCGTTGCCAAGCTCGATAACCTCTACGGTCTGGCCCTGAACGCCGGAGTTGAAGGCTATAATGCCAAAAATTACGACGCGGCCCTGGAGTCGTACCGGATGGCCCAACAAATCCGTCCCCAGGACACGACAGCGTTCCTATACGCGGCGTACGCGGCCGAGGCCAAGCAGGATTTTGCTACGGCCAAGGATACGTACGGCAAGCTGCTGGCTATGAACTATAAGTCGCCGGCCGTGTATGGTCGGATGCTACAGATTGCCCGGCAGGAAAAAAACGATGCTGAGGCCCAGAAAGTAATCCAGCAGGCTTTGGCGGCGTATCCAAATAATAAAGCCTTCATGCTTGAAGACTTGAACATGGAACTTAGCGCTGGTCGCGGAGCCCAGGCCATCGGCAAAGTGGAGAAAGCCCTTGCTGCTGATCCAAACAACGCCAACCTGTATGCCGTGCTCGGTTCGCTCTATGATCAGAGCAAGCAGTCGGAAAAAGCAATGGCCGCTTATAAGAAGGCCGTCGAAATTGATCCGAACAATTTCGACGCTCAGTTCAACCTTGGCGTTTACAACTACAACAAGGCGGCTGACCTGGTGACCAAAGCCAGCAAGATGGATTTGGCCACGTACCAGAAGGTGGGCAAGAAGATTGATGCTGACAGCAAGAAGTACTTCCAGGATTCGCTACCGTACTTCGAGAAGGCTCTGCAGTTGCAGCCTAATGACCGGGCCGTAATCACCTCGCTGCAGAAAGTATATGTACGCGTGGGCCGTACGGCTGATGCGGAGAAAATGAATTCCCGCCTGAACTCCCTCAAGTAA